A portion of the Streptomyces sp. YPW6 genome contains these proteins:
- a CDS encoding AAA family ATPase has protein sequence MRLHRLSITAFGPFGATQEVDFDALSSAGLFLLHGPTGAGKTSVLDAVCFALYGAVPGARQSPGASLRSDHAPVDLPTEVQLELTVGGRRLEVTRSPAQPRPKKRGDGFTMEKAQSRLRGYDPERGWHALSTSHQEIGEELSQLIGMSRDQFCQVVLLPQGDFARFLRSDAEARGKLLGRLFDTRRFAAVEERLAELRRGAEAQVTAADERILALAQRIAQAAGPAGAEATPITARPGEPGLAEAVLEWAAVARSTARERLGIAHRVVAWAEGRQREARLALDAVRELARLQQRYEETRLRSAALEERRPEHDRCQEQLERARKADRVAPALELREEAERAYRAASDGLGRARELLPPELRDADAGRLIELERGFQQELYALDAARDAEERSARIDEERVRLDREAQADGELIREADAWLADWDTTRAALKGRIDASQEAATRAEQLAGLLVPARRRLDAAVRRDALATDVREAEERLAGAREQELDARKSWLDLRERRLRGIAAELAAGLIEGEPCTVCGSAGHPAPASPGDGHVDRATEERALAAQQSAEEARARAEQQLALVRERHAAAETEARGDDASASSTVAGLAVLVDRLAGEHDEAHRLAAATNPAREALTAAEREHAQRLEQRQEAHGRMSARTAAREALDADQARLEEQIAAARGGSPSVAAHAERLTRRVARLADAAEAVRAEQDAAQRRKEADDRLSDAAFRAGFDTPEAAAATLLDASAQRELQHRIDAWQAEAAAVADRRAERDAREAAEQPAARPAVAQSEFETAEWLLREASSALAAADERCAELTRLSRQASDEVRRLGPVRQEYERIARLAGLAAGTSADNERKMRLEAYVLAARLEQVAAAATARLQRMSSGRYTLVHSDARTGGRRAGLGLHVVDAWTGSERDTATLSGGETFFASLALALGLADVVTEEAGGVRLDTLFIDEGFGSLDDQTLDEVLDVLDSLRERDRSVGIVSHVADLRRRIPARLEVVKERQGSSVRHRL, from the coding sequence GTGAGACTGCACCGCCTGAGCATCACCGCCTTCGGCCCGTTCGGCGCCACCCAGGAAGTCGACTTCGACGCCCTCTCCTCCGCCGGCCTCTTCCTGCTCCACGGCCCTACCGGCGCGGGCAAGACCTCCGTCCTGGACGCCGTCTGCTTCGCCCTGTACGGGGCCGTCCCCGGCGCCCGGCAGAGCCCCGGGGCCTCCCTGCGCAGCGACCACGCGCCCGTGGACCTGCCCACCGAGGTCCAGCTGGAACTGACCGTCGGCGGCCGCCGCCTCGAAGTCACCCGCAGCCCCGCCCAGCCGCGTCCCAAGAAGCGGGGCGACGGCTTCACGATGGAGAAGGCCCAGAGCAGGCTGCGCGGCTACGACCCCGAGCGCGGCTGGCACGCCCTCAGCACGTCGCACCAGGAGATCGGCGAGGAGCTGTCCCAGCTCATCGGCATGAGCCGGGACCAGTTCTGCCAGGTGGTGCTGTTGCCGCAGGGCGACTTCGCCCGCTTCCTGCGCTCGGACGCCGAGGCCCGGGGCAAGCTGCTGGGCCGGCTCTTCGACACCCGCCGCTTCGCCGCCGTCGAGGAACGCCTCGCCGAACTGCGCCGGGGCGCCGAGGCCCAGGTGACCGCCGCCGACGAGCGCATCCTCGCCCTTGCCCAGCGCATCGCCCAGGCGGCCGGCCCGGCCGGGGCCGAGGCCACGCCGATCACCGCCCGGCCCGGTGAACCCGGCCTGGCCGAAGCGGTGCTGGAGTGGGCCGCGGTCGCCCGGTCCACGGCCCGCGAACGGCTCGGCATCGCCCACCGGGTCGTCGCCTGGGCCGAGGGCCGGCAGCGTGAGGCCCGCCTCGCCCTGGACGCCGTACGCGAACTCGCCCGCCTCCAGCAGCGGTACGAGGAGACCCGGCTGCGCTCCGCGGCGCTGGAGGAGCGGCGGCCCGAACACGACCGCTGCCAGGAGCAGCTGGAGCGCGCCCGCAAGGCCGACCGGGTCGCCCCCGCCCTGGAGCTGCGCGAGGAGGCGGAGCGGGCGTACCGGGCCGCGAGCGACGGTCTCGGCCGGGCCAGGGAGCTGCTCCCCCCGGAGCTGCGTGACGCGGACGCCGGCCGACTGATCGAGCTGGAGCGGGGGTTCCAGCAGGAGCTGTACGCACTCGACGCGGCCCGCGACGCCGAGGAGCGCAGCGCACGGATCGACGAGGAGCGCGTCCGGCTCGACCGGGAGGCCCAGGCCGACGGTGAGCTGATCCGCGAGGCGGACGCGTGGCTTGCGGACTGGGACACCACCCGTGCGGCCCTCAAGGGACGCATCGACGCCTCGCAGGAGGCCGCAACCCGCGCCGAGCAGCTCGCCGGACTCCTCGTCCCGGCCCGCCGCCGCCTGGACGCGGCGGTCCGCCGTGACGCGCTCGCCACCGACGTGCGGGAGGCGGAGGAGCGGCTCGCCGGCGCGCGCGAACAGGAGCTGGACGCCCGGAAGTCCTGGCTCGACCTGCGGGAGCGCCGGCTGCGGGGCATCGCGGCGGAGCTGGCCGCAGGTCTGATCGAGGGCGAGCCCTGCACGGTCTGCGGGTCGGCCGGCCACCCGGCCCCCGCCAGCCCCGGCGACGGTCATGTCGACCGGGCCACCGAGGAGCGGGCGCTGGCCGCCCAGCAGTCCGCCGAGGAGGCCCGCGCCCGAGCGGAACAGCAGCTCGCGCTCGTACGCGAACGGCACGCGGCGGCGGAGACGGAGGCCCGGGGGGACGACGCTTCCGCCTCCTCCACCGTGGCCGGACTCGCCGTGCTGGTCGACCGGTTGGCCGGCGAGCACGATGAGGCCCACCGGCTCGCCGCCGCGACGAACCCGGCACGTGAGGCGCTCACCGCCGCCGAGCGCGAGCACGCCCAGCGGCTGGAGCAGCGGCAGGAGGCACACGGGCGGATGTCCGCCCGTACCGCCGCGCGCGAGGCACTCGACGCCGATCAGGCCCGCCTGGAGGAGCAGATCGCCGCGGCCAGGGGCGGGTCGCCGTCCGTGGCGGCGCACGCGGAGCGGTTGACCCGCCGCGTGGCCCGCCTCGCCGACGCCGCCGAGGCCGTACGCGCCGAACAGGACGCGGCCCAGCGGCGCAAGGAGGCCGACGACCGGCTCTCCGACGCGGCGTTCCGGGCCGGCTTCGACACCCCGGAGGCCGCCGCCGCGACGCTCCTCGACGCTTCCGCCCAGCGTGAGCTCCAGCACCGTATCGACGCCTGGCAGGCCGAGGCCGCCGCGGTGGCCGACCGACGCGCCGAGCGCGACGCCCGCGAGGCCGCCGAACAGCCCGCTGCCCGACCGGCAGTGGCACAGAGCGAGTTCGAGACGGCGGAATGGCTCCTGCGTGAGGCGTCGTCCGCCCTCGCCGCCGCCGATGAGCGCTGCGCCGAGCTGACCCGGCTCTCCCGGCAGGCCTCCGACGAGGTACGGCGGCTGGGGCCCGTGCGCCAGGAGTACGAGCGGATCGCCCGGCTCGCGGGTCTGGCGGCGGGGACCTCCGCCGACAACGAACGCAAGATGCGCCTGGAGGCGTACGTCCTGGCCGCCCGCCTCGAACAGGTGGCGGCCGCCGCCACCGCCCGGCTCCAGCGGATGTCCTCGGGCCGCTACACGCTGGTCCACTCCGACGCCCGCACCGGCGGCCGCCGCGCCGGACTCGGGCTGCATGTGGTCGACGCCTGGACCGGCAGCGAACGCGACACCGCGACCCTGTCCGGCGGCGAGACGTTCTTCGCCTCGCTGGCTCTCGCGCTGGGCCTCGCCGACGTGGTGACCGAGGAAGCCGGTGGCGTACGCCTGGACACCCTCTTCATCGACGAGGGGTTCGGCAGCCTGGACGACCAGACGCTGGACGAGGTCCTGGACGTACTGGACTCCCTGCGGGAGCGGGACCGCAGCGTGGGCATCGTCAGCCATGTCGCCGACCTGCGCCGCCGGATTCCGGCCCGGCTCGAAGTGGTGAAGGAACGCCAGGGCTCATCCGTCCGCCACCGCCTGTGA
- a CDS encoding Lrp/AsnC family transcriptional regulator, protein MTDYSPDATDWRILDVLQRDGRATFAELARAVSMSPSAVTERVRRLEELGVISGYAAVVDADRLGLPLLALVRLRYPNGNYKPFHDLLETTPEIIEAHHVTGDDCFVLKVTARSMKHLEETTGRIGALGSVTTSIVYSSPLPRRAIGR, encoded by the coding sequence GTGACCGACTATTCCCCGGACGCCACCGACTGGCGCATCCTCGATGTCCTCCAGCGCGACGGCCGCGCCACCTTCGCCGAGCTCGCCCGTGCCGTGTCCATGTCCCCGAGTGCCGTGACGGAGCGGGTACGGCGCCTGGAGGAGCTGGGGGTGATCAGCGGGTACGCGGCGGTGGTCGACGCCGACCGGCTCGGGCTGCCCCTTCTCGCCCTGGTCCGCCTGCGCTACCCGAACGGGAACTACAAGCCCTTCCACGATCTGCTGGAGACCACGCCGGAGATCATCGAGGCCCACCACGTCACCGGCGACGACTGCTTCGTCCTCAAGGTCACGGCCCGCTCGATGAAGCACCTGGAGGAGACCACCGGGCGGATCGGGGCGCTGGGCTCGGTCACCACGAGCATCGTGTACTCCTCACCGCTCCCCCGCCGCGCGATCGGCCGCTGA
- a CDS encoding rhodanese-like domain-containing protein, with the protein MGMTSHSTALAAHPVLRVPPASPAVAAAYFGASLAFHADVSDVASALAADGGAGFVVLDSRSTASWDQGHVPGAVHLPTALVPEQAATLLDPAVPVVTYCWGPGCDGATRAALALAQQGFHVKEMLGGFEYWVREGFAYETREGGARRAADPLTAPVDAADCGC; encoded by the coding sequence ATGGGCATGACCTCGCACTCCACGGCCCTGGCCGCCCACCCCGTCCTGCGCGTTCCGCCCGCCTCGCCCGCCGTCGCGGCCGCCTACTTCGGCGCCTCGCTCGCCTTCCACGCGGACGTCTCCGACGTCGCCTCGGCGCTCGCCGCCGACGGCGGGGCCGGGTTCGTCGTCCTGGACAGCCGCTCCACCGCGTCCTGGGACCAGGGGCACGTCCCCGGGGCGGTCCACCTGCCCACCGCCCTGGTCCCCGAGCAGGCCGCGACGCTCCTGGACCCGGCCGTCCCCGTGGTCACGTACTGCTGGGGGCCGGGCTGCGACGGCGCGACCCGCGCGGCCCTGGCCCTCGCCCAACAGGGTTTCCACGTCAAGGAGATGCTCGGAGGCTTTGAGTACTGGGTGCGCGAGGGGTTCGCCTACGAGACCCGGGAGGGCGGCGCGCGGCGCGCGGCCGATCCGCTGACCGCTCCGGTCGACGCGGCCGACTGCGGCTGCTGA
- a CDS encoding DUF885 domain-containing protein, giving the protein MSDTSSSALPRQVADAYVDALIELDPITGTYLGVPESSRRLPDFSPAGRAASADLIRATLRKLDAAERLPGADSDAERRCGRLLRERLTAELAVHEAEESLRAVSNLSSPAHSITEVFTLTPTATDEDWAAVVERLRAVPAAYEGYRASLALGLERKLYGGPRATATFVGQLTEWGGEGEGEGFFAGFVAPGPASLRAELDEAAGRATASVLALRDWMRDVYAPTIEGAPDPVGRERYARWSRLYNGTDLDLDEAYAYGWSEYHRLLAEMRTEAEKVLPGSGPWEALAHLDVHGKHIEGVDEVRDWLQGLMDEAIEALDGTHFDLAERVRKVESRIAPPGGAAAPYYTSPSEDFSRPGRTWLPTMGETRFPVYDLVSTWYHEGVPGHHLQLAQWTHVADTLSRYQASVGMVSANAEGWALYAERLMDELGFLPDPERRLGYLDAQMMRACRVIVDIGMHLELEIPADSPFHPGERWTPDLAQEFFGKHSGRPADFVESELTRYLSMPGQAIGYKLGERAWLLGRENARAAHGDAFDLKAWHMAALSQGSLGLDDLVDELSRL; this is encoded by the coding sequence ATGTCAGACACTTCGAGCAGCGCACTGCCCCGTCAGGTCGCCGACGCCTACGTCGACGCACTCATCGAACTCGATCCCATCACCGGCACCTATCTGGGTGTGCCCGAGAGCTCGCGCCGGCTGCCCGACTTCTCACCGGCCGGCCGGGCGGCCTCCGCCGACCTCATCCGCGCGACGCTGCGGAAGCTGGACGCCGCCGAGCGGCTTCCCGGTGCGGACAGCGATGCGGAGCGGCGCTGCGGACGGCTCCTGCGGGAGCGCCTGACGGCGGAACTCGCCGTGCACGAGGCGGAGGAGAGTCTGCGGGCCGTCTCCAACCTGTCGTCGCCCGCCCACAGCATCACCGAGGTCTTCACCCTCACCCCCACCGCGACGGACGAGGACTGGGCGGCGGTCGTGGAGCGGCTGCGCGCGGTGCCCGCCGCGTACGAGGGGTACCGCGCGTCGCTGGCGCTCGGACTGGAGCGCAAGCTGTACGGCGGCCCCCGCGCGACCGCCACCTTCGTCGGACAGCTCACGGAGTGGGGCGGGGAAGGTGAGGGCGAGGGGTTCTTCGCCGGGTTCGTCGCGCCGGGGCCCGCGTCGCTGCGGGCGGAACTGGACGAGGCCGCCGGGCGGGCGACGGCCTCGGTGCTGGCGCTGCGGGACTGGATGCGGGACGTGTACGCGCCGACGATCGAGGGTGCCCCGGACCCGGTGGGGCGGGAGCGCTACGCCCGGTGGTCACGGCTGTACAACGGCACCGATCTGGATCTCGACGAGGCGTACGCGTACGGGTGGTCGGAGTACCACCGGCTGCTCGCCGAGATGCGGACCGAGGCGGAGAAGGTGCTGCCCGGGTCCGGGCCCTGGGAGGCGCTCGCCCACCTGGATGTGCACGGCAAGCACATCGAGGGGGTGGACGAGGTCCGCGACTGGCTCCAGGGCCTGATGGACGAGGCGATCGAGGCGCTGGACGGCACGCACTTCGACCTCGCGGAACGGGTACGGAAGGTGGAGTCCCGGATCGCCCCGCCCGGCGGCGCCGCGGCCCCGTACTACACCAGCCCCTCCGAGGACTTCTCCCGCCCCGGCCGCACCTGGCTGCCCACCATGGGCGAGACCCGTTTCCCCGTGTACGACCTGGTCTCCACCTGGTACCACGAGGGCGTTCCCGGCCATCACCTGCAGCTCGCGCAGTGGACGCACGTCGCCGACACCCTCTCCCGCTACCAGGCGTCGGTCGGCATGGTGAGCGCGAACGCCGAGGGCTGGGCGCTGTACGCGGAACGGCTGATGGACGAGCTGGGGTTCCTGCCCGACCCGGAACGGCGGCTCGGCTACCTGGACGCCCAGATGATGCGCGCCTGCCGGGTCATCGTCGACATCGGCATGCACCTGGAGCTGGAGATCCCGGCGGACTCCCCCTTCCACCCGGGCGAGCGCTGGACGCCCGATCTGGCCCAGGAGTTCTTCGGCAAGCACAGCGGCCGGCCCGCCGACTTCGTGGAGAGCGAGCTGACCCGCTATCTGTCGATGCCCGGCCAGGCCATCGGCTACAAGCTCGGTGAGCGCGCCTGGCTGCTCGGCCGGGAGAACGCCCGCGCCGCGCACGGCGACGCCTTCGACCTGAAGGCGTGGCACATGGCCGCGCTCTCGCAGGGGTCGCTGGGCCTGGACGACCTGGTGGACGAGCTGTCACGGCTCTGA
- a CDS encoding Lrp/AsnC family transcriptional regulator — translation MSDSVALDPVDLQILRLLQNDARTTYRELAAEVGVAASTCLDRVARLRRSGVILGDQLRLDPAKLGRGLQALLLVQVRPHRRELIGPFVDRIRSLPESRALFHLTGPDDYLVQVAVADAADLQRLVLDEFTSRREVARVDTRLIFQQWDCGPLLPPSAN, via the coding sequence ATGTCCGATTCTGTCGCTCTCGATCCGGTGGATCTGCAGATTCTGCGGCTGCTGCAGAACGATGCGCGGACCACGTACCGCGAGCTGGCGGCCGAGGTCGGCGTGGCCGCCTCGACCTGTCTGGACCGGGTGGCGCGGCTGCGCCGCAGCGGGGTGATCCTCGGGGACCAGTTGCGCCTCGATCCGGCGAAGCTCGGGCGGGGACTCCAGGCGCTGCTGCTCGTGCAGGTCAGGCCGCACCGCCGGGAGTTGATCGGCCCGTTCGTCGACCGGATCAGGTCGCTGCCGGAGTCGCGCGCACTGTTCCACCTCACGGGACCGGACGACTACCTGGTGCAGGTGGCGGTGGCCGACGCGGCGGATCTGCAACGGCTGGTGCTGGACGAGTTCACCTCGCGCCGCGAGGTCGCCCGGGTGGACACCCGGCTGATCTTCCAGCAGTGGGACTGCGGTCCGCTGCTTCCGCCCTCCGCGAACTGA
- a CDS encoding PLP-dependent aspartate aminotransferase family protein, producing MDNEVSMTPPAPTSSRALATEAVHAGRDDLASLGLHAPPIDLSTTYPSSDSRDEAMRIDAFATTGTLPDGPPVYARLDNPTTGRFETALARLEGTDSAVAFASGMAALTAVLLARAGQGLRHVVAVRPLYGCSDHLLAAGLLGTEVTWTDPAGIADAIRPDTGLVMVETPANPTLAEVDIDAVAHACGTVPLLVDNTFATPVLQRPVEHGARIVLHSATKYLGGHGDVMGGVVACDEEFAATLRQVRFATGGVLHPLAGYLLLRGLSTLPVRVRAASTTAAELVRRLTADPRIARVHYPRIGGAMIAFEVYGDPHRVISGVRLITPAVSLGSVDSLIQHPASISHRIVEEGDRRAAGVGDRLLRMSVGLEDVEDLWADLCQALSDGPIPSARTAERPLHASAGQ from the coding sequence ATGGACAACGAAGTCTCGATGACGCCCCCTGCGCCCACCTCGTCCAGGGCTCTCGCCACCGAAGCCGTGCACGCCGGACGCGACGACCTCGCCTCCCTCGGCCTGCACGCCCCGCCGATCGACCTGTCCACCACCTACCCCTCCAGCGACTCGCGCGACGAGGCGATGCGTATCGACGCCTTCGCCACCACCGGGACCCTCCCCGACGGTCCGCCCGTCTACGCCCGGCTCGACAACCCCACCACGGGCCGCTTCGAGACGGCGCTCGCCCGGCTGGAGGGGACCGACAGCGCGGTCGCCTTCGCCAGCGGGATGGCCGCCCTCACCGCGGTCCTGCTCGCCCGCGCCGGCCAGGGGCTGCGCCATGTCGTCGCGGTCCGCCCGCTCTACGGCTGCAGCGACCATCTGCTCGCGGCCGGACTGCTGGGCACCGAGGTGACCTGGACCGACCCGGCGGGCATCGCCGACGCCATCCGCCCGGACACCGGTCTGGTGATGGTGGAGACGCCGGCCAACCCGACCCTGGCGGAGGTCGACATCGACGCCGTCGCCCACGCCTGCGGAACCGTGCCGCTGCTGGTCGACAACACCTTCGCCACCCCCGTCCTGCAACGCCCCGTCGAACACGGCGCGCGCATCGTCCTGCACAGCGCCACCAAGTACCTCGGCGGGCACGGGGACGTCATGGGCGGCGTCGTCGCCTGCGACGAGGAGTTCGCCGCGACGCTGCGCCAGGTGCGGTTCGCCACCGGCGGAGTGCTGCACCCGCTGGCCGGCTATCTGCTGCTGCGCGGCCTGTCCACCCTGCCGGTGCGCGTCCGGGCGGCCTCCACCACGGCCGCCGAACTCGTCCGCAGGCTCACCGCCGACCCGCGGATCGCCCGGGTCCACTACCCGCGGATCGGCGGGGCGATGATCGCCTTCGAGGTGTACGGGGACCCGCACCGGGTGATCTCCGGGGTGCGGCTCATCACGCCCGCCGTCAGCCTCGGCAGCGTGGACTCGCTCATCCAGCACCCGGCCTCCATCAGCCACCGCATCGTGGAGGAGGGAGACCGGCGGGCCGCGGGCGTCGGTGACCGGCTGCTGCGGATGTCGGTCGGTCTGGAGGACGTCGAGGACCTGTGGGCGGATCTGTGCCAGGCGCTCAGCGACGGGCCCATTCCGTCGGCGCGGACGGCCGAGCGGCCCCTTCACGCGTCAGCCGGGCAGTGA
- a CDS encoding GNAT family N-acetyltransferase, with protein MTSAKSARRPHHWRRDLIELAALFTAVAVADAIANLIGHQPDGPYLLMASAVALVATAAFHTWWARRHGHAPPSDEADAVPVGAGATTGGSGDAGAEETGTTLWRMRTTVLDAPGSLAALCTALAGLRVDILTLQTHPLAHGTVDEFLLRAPASLQAQELSREIAAAGGASTWIERADAHDLVDTPTRVLSLATRTALDAAELPLALRQLLGRCTIHSLPAVSVTGRATGQSAPVEGVLEETVMRLRDPSGGVISVERPYLPFTPTEFARARALVELDARLGPRVPRSEDVLTLPEGNEITVRRADRADLAAARAMHDRCSQHTLGLRYHGPVADADRYLDHLLSPRFGRTLAVQTASGKLVALGHLLWDGDETEVALLVEDDWQRRGIGSELLRRLVALAEEAGCDSVYAVTQSRNTGMVAAMRALELPLDYQIEEGTLVITARLTREGAARPSAPTEWARR; from the coding sequence GTGACCTCCGCGAAGAGCGCCCGCCGTCCGCACCACTGGCGGCGGGACCTGATCGAACTGGCCGCCCTGTTCACCGCCGTCGCCGTGGCCGACGCGATCGCCAACCTGATCGGGCACCAGCCGGACGGGCCCTACCTGCTCATGGCCTCGGCCGTGGCGCTGGTGGCCACCGCCGCGTTCCACACCTGGTGGGCCCGGCGCCACGGTCACGCACCCCCGTCCGACGAGGCGGATGCCGTGCCGGTCGGGGCCGGTGCGACGACGGGCGGGTCCGGGGACGCGGGCGCCGAGGAGACCGGGACCACGCTGTGGCGGATGCGGACGACGGTGCTCGACGCCCCGGGCAGTCTGGCCGCGCTGTGCACGGCGCTCGCCGGGCTCCGCGTCGACATCCTCACCCTCCAGACGCACCCGCTCGCCCACGGCACCGTCGACGAGTTCCTGCTGCGGGCCCCGGCCTCGCTCCAGGCGCAGGAACTGTCCCGGGAGATCGCGGCGGCGGGTGGCGCCTCCACCTGGATCGAGCGGGCGGACGCACACGATCTGGTGGACACCCCGACCCGGGTGCTGTCACTGGCCACCCGGACGGCGCTCGACGCGGCCGAGCTGCCGCTCGCCCTGCGCCAGTTGCTGGGCCGGTGCACCATCCACTCGCTGCCCGCCGTCTCCGTCACGGGCCGCGCCACCGGGCAGAGCGCCCCGGTGGAGGGCGTGCTGGAGGAGACGGTGATGCGACTGCGGGACCCGTCCGGCGGGGTGATCTCCGTCGAGCGGCCCTATCTGCCGTTCACGCCCACCGAGTTCGCCCGGGCGCGTGCCCTGGTCGAGCTCGACGCCCGGCTCGGTCCCCGCGTACCGCGCAGCGAGGACGTCCTCACGCTGCCCGAGGGCAACGAGATCACCGTGCGCCGCGCGGACCGCGCCGACCTCGCCGCCGCCCGCGCCATGCACGACCGCTGCTCGCAGCACACCCTGGGCCTGCGCTACCACGGTCCCGTCGCGGACGCCGACCGCTACCTCGACCACCTGCTGAGCCCCCGATTCGGCCGCACCCTGGCGGTGCAGACGGCGTCGGGCAAGCTGGTGGCGCTGGGCCACCTCCTCTGGGACGGCGACGAGACCGAGGTGGCCCTCCTCGTCGAGGACGACTGGCAGCGCCGGGGCATCGGCTCCGAACTGCTCCGCCGCCTGGTGGCACTGGCCGAGGAGGCGGGCTGCGACAGCGTGTACGCGGTGACGCAGTCCCGCAACACCGGCATGGTGGCCGCGATGCGTGCGCTGGAGCTGCCCCTCGACTACCAGATCGAGGAGGGCACGCTCGTCATCACTGCCCGGCTGACGCGTGAAGGGGCCGCTCGGCCGTCCGCGCCGACGGAATGGGCCCGTCGCTGA
- a CDS encoding alkaline phosphatase yields MSHRPHRPLVPSPGRRAVLRGSLIAPAALALPPAAASAAPALRLSGRPEASWGVQVGGVTSSSALLWVRSDRPARMLVETSATESFRRVRRWHGPALGPGGDFTGTTPLYGLPPGEQVHYRVTLADPADPRRTGKPVYGTFRTAPARRRSGVRFLWSGDIAGQGWGINPDIGGYRVYEEMRRLDPDFFLCSGDSVYADGPLEESVTLPDGRIWRNVMTEEKAKVAETLDEYRGTFRYNLLDHNVRRFHAQVPSVVQWDDHEVRNNWYPGQILDDARYTEKNVDILAARSVRAFQEYVPAAPSYGSGRRSRMYRVVHHGPLLDVFVLDMRSYRNANSPNRQPDDTTGILGAEQLRWLKRSLAASRAEWKVIAADMPLGLVVPDGATDFEAVAQGDPGAPLGRELQIAELLRFVKHRRITGTVWLTADVHYTSAQHYAPERAAFKDFAPFWEFVSGPLAAGGFPANALDGTFGPDRVFVRAPDRANVSPMESPQYFGEVEIDGGSAELTVRLRAQGGSVLFTKVLRPGRVGQ; encoded by the coding sequence ATGTCCCATCGCCCGCACCGTCCGCTCGTCCCCTCTCCCGGCCGCCGCGCCGTCCTGCGCGGTTCGCTGATCGCCCCGGCGGCCCTCGCCCTCCCGCCCGCGGCCGCATCGGCGGCGCCCGCGCTGCGGCTGTCGGGCCGGCCCGAAGCGTCCTGGGGGGTGCAGGTGGGCGGCGTCACCTCCTCCTCGGCGCTGCTGTGGGTGCGCTCGGACCGGCCGGCCCGGATGCTGGTGGAGACCTCGGCGACCGAGTCGTTCCGGCGGGTCCGCCGGTGGCACGGGCCGGCGCTCGGGCCGGGAGGGGACTTCACCGGGACCACGCCGCTGTACGGGCTGCCGCCGGGCGAGCAGGTGCACTACCGCGTGACGCTCGCGGATCCGGCCGATCCGCGCCGTACCGGGAAACCGGTGTACGGAACCTTCCGCACCGCCCCGGCCCGGCGGCGGTCCGGGGTGCGTTTCCTGTGGTCGGGCGACATCGCGGGGCAGGGCTGGGGCATCAACCCGGACATCGGCGGCTACCGGGTGTACGAGGAGATGCGCCGCCTGGACCCGGACTTCTTCCTGTGCAGCGGCGACAGCGTCTACGCGGACGGCCCGCTGGAGGAGAGCGTGACGCTGCCGGACGGCCGGATCTGGCGCAACGTCATGACCGAGGAGAAGGCGAAGGTCGCCGAGACGCTGGACGAGTACCGGGGCACCTTCCGCTACAACCTGCTCGACCACAACGTCCGCCGCTTCCACGCGCAGGTGCCCTCCGTCGTGCAGTGGGACGACCACGAGGTGCGCAACAACTGGTATCCCGGACAGATCCTCGACGACGCCCGCTACACCGAGAAGAACGTGGACATCCTCGCGGCGCGCTCCGTGCGCGCCTTCCAGGAGTACGTGCCGGCCGCGCCGTCGTACGGTTCCGGGCGCCGGTCGCGGATGTACCGGGTCGTCCACCACGGACCGCTGCTCGACGTGTTCGTGCTCGACATGCGGTCGTACCGCAACGCCAACTCCCCCAACCGGCAGCCCGACGACACGACGGGCATCCTCGGCGCCGAGCAGCTGCGGTGGCTGAAGCGCTCGCTCGCCGCCTCCCGGGCGGAGTGGAAGGTGATCGCCGCCGACATGCCGCTCGGCCTGGTGGTCCCGGACGGGGCGACGGACTTCGAGGCGGTGGCGCAGGGCGACCCGGGGGCCCCGCTCGGGCGGGAGCTCCAGATCGCCGAGCTGCTCCGCTTCGTCAAGCACCGCAGGATCACCGGCACCGTCTGGCTGACGGCCGACGTCCACTACACCTCGGCCCAGCACTACGCACCGGAACGGGCGGCGTTCAAGGACTTCGCACCGTTCTGGGAGTTCGTGTCGGGTCCGCTGGCGGCGGGCGGCTTCCCGGCCAACGCGCTGGACGGTACGTTCGGCCCCGACCGGGTCTTCGTACGGGCCCCGGACCGGGCCAACGTCTCACCGATGGAGTCGCCCCAGTACTTCGGCGAGGTGGAGATCGACGGGGGCAGTGCGGAGCTGACGGTGCGGCTGCGGGCCCAGGGCGGTTCGGTGCTGTTCACGAAGGTGCTCCGGCCGGGCCGCGTCGGACAGTGA